Below is a window of Spelaeicoccus albus DNA.
GCCGTCTCCGCGGCCGGACGACGCCGACACGCTCACGTCGAGCACCGGGCAGTCTTTCCACAAGCGTTCCAGGCCGTAGAATTCACGGTCTTCCTGGTGCATGACGTGCACGACGATGTCGCCGTAATCAATCAGCACCCAGCGAGCGTCGCGATAGCCTTCGCGCCGTAGCGCTTTGAAACCATTGTCGCGCAGCTTGTCCTCGACTTCGTCGACGACGGCCAGTACCTGCCGTTCGTTGGCAGCCGACGCAATCACGAACACGTCACTGAGCGCCAACCGATCGCTGACGTCGATGGCCACGATATTGTCCGCAAGTTTCTCGGCCGCCGCGCGAGCGGCGATTTCCGTCAGCTCACGGGCCTCGGTGGTTGCGCTCACAAATCAGTCCTCACGTCGGGTCAACCTCACAACATCACCACGCCGATGATCGCCAGCGCAATACCGACCACGACGATTGCGCCCAGCACTATCAACAAAGTCGTCGACGGGCCGCGGCGGCCGAGAACCGGCTCGTCGGTGTTGACGGCTCGGCTGGCGCGCAACGGCGGCGCCGGTGGATCGTCCACTTCGGAGCCGTCGTCGAAATCGGACCCGCTCGGCGACCCGGATTTCGAGACCGGCGCCGTCACCGGCCGAAGAGAGCCGGTGGTTCCGGCCTCGGACAACGGCATGGCACCTGTCACGACCGACACCTGAGCCGTTGCCGGCGGCTTGATGACCGGCATCTTTCTCGGCTTGTCCTGCGCGGATCCGCCCGCGGCCGAATGCTTGTCGGTGGAATGCTTGTGCGATCCGTGCCCTATCTCGGTCTCGGTCGCTGTCGCCCAGGCGGACGCCGGGAAGCGCGTTGCGCCCGGAGGCAACGGAACCTGCCGGTCGCCCGTCGATTCGGGTTCCGGGCCGGTCGGCTCGCCGAACGTCCCCTTCCCGGTTGACGTCTGCCGGGTTTCCGATCCGGCGGCCGGCGGCTGAGCGACAGGAGGCGTCTCGGACCCGGCGTCGAGATTTTGATTGGCCGGCTTTTGATCGGCCTGCTTTTGGCTGGCCGGCTTTTGGCTGGCCGGCTCATTCCCGCCCGGAGTTTTGCCGCCGAGCTTCTTGGCACCGGATTTCTTACCGCCGGCCTTGGCTTGCTTGTTTCCGCCTTGCTTGTTTCCGGCCTGCTTGTTTCCGCCTTGCTTGTTTCCGGCCTGCTTGTTTCCGCCTTGCTTGTTCCCGGCCTGCTTGTTGCCGGCCTGCTTGTTGCCGATGGAGGTTTTGCCTGGCGAAGCCGCAGCGCCGGATTTGCCGTCGCCCGGAGCATCGACCGCGGTCTCGGAAAGCCCTGATTCTTTCGTCTGCGATGAATCCGCATCGACGGCGTCGGGAGCAGCCTCTTGATCGACAAGCGCCTCGTCGGGCTTGTCGGCTTTGCCGGGCTCGTCGAGCGTCGGTGAATCCGCCGGCGTCT
It encodes the following:
- the rsfS gene encoding ribosome silencing factor, giving the protein MSATTEARELTEIAARAAAEKLADNIVAIDVSDRLALSDVFVIASAANERQVLAVVDEVEDKLRDNGFKALRREGYRDARWVLIDYGDIVVHVMHQEDREFYGLERLWKDCPVLDVSVSASSGRGDGTV